The Vicia villosa cultivar HV-30 ecotype Madison, WI linkage group LG1, Vvil1.0, whole genome shotgun sequence genome includes a region encoding these proteins:
- the LOC131616908 gene encoding putative F-box protein PP2-B12, with amino-acid sequence MATEMKTKKAEEKNTIEVLPEECIANILSLTDPLDSCKFSIVSKDFCSASESDIVWDHFLPSDLISIISESQSGSSLLATSPSKKTLYLTLSDNPIIIDNGKKSFQLEKQSGKKIYMLSARDLSIAWGDTPTYWDWITLPESRFKEVARLRYVWWFEIYGKISTRVLSSNTRYAAVLVFKLMDPDDFDVIPVELTIDKFEDRISTKQVWLDPNFDKERDNELLGLESPKLRSDGWLEIEIGEFFSSGIQDEVIQMGVVEIKAGRTKGGFILEGIEIRPIN; translated from the exons ATGGCGACAGAGATGAAAACGAAGAAGGCAGAAGAAAAAAACACAATAGAGGTTCTTCCAGAGGAATGCATTGCCAACATATTGTCGCTAACAGATCCATTGGATTCATGTAAGTTCTCCATTGTTTCCAAGGACTTTTGTTCTGCCTCTGAATCAGACATTGTTTGGGATCATTTTCTTCCATCTGATTTGATCTCAATCATTTCTGAGTCTCAATCTGGATCCTCTTTGCTAGCCACCTCTCCCTCTAAGAAGACTCTATATCTTACTCTCTCTGATAATCCCATCATTATCGACAATGGTAAAAAG AGCTTTCAGTTAGAGAAACAAAGTGGTAAAAAGATATACATGCTTAGTGCTAGAGATCTCTCCATCGCTTGGGGTGACACTCCTACCTATTGGGATTGGATAACTCTACCAGAGTCCAG ATTCAAAGAAGTTGCTAGGCTACGTTATGTGTGGTGGTTTGAAATTTATGGGAAAATTAGCACACGTGTTTTGTCCTCAAATACTCGATATGCTGCTGTTCTTGTGTTCAAATTGATGGATCCCGATGATTTTGATGTTATTCCTGTGGAATTAACCATAGATAAATTTGAAGACCGCATATCTACAAAACAAGTTTGGTTAGATCCAAACTTTGATAAGGAACGAGACAATGAGTTATTGGGGCTAGAGAGTCCAAAACTGAGAAGTGATGGGTGGTTGGAGATCGAGATTGGAGAGTTCTTCAGTTCAGGCATACAAGATGAAGTCATTCAGATGGGTGTTGTCGAGATTAAGGCTGGTCGTACAAAGGGTGGTTTCATTCTCGAAGGAATAGAAATAAGACCTATAAATTAG